CTTCAACGTGGAGGTATCGCTTAAAGACCTTGAGGAGCTCTCCGTCTCGAAGCGTAAGATCAGGGATAACTTGGAGGAGTATAGGCTTAAGGACGGAAGACGACTGTATCTCATAGCCGAGGGGAGGCTCGTGAACCTCGTGGCGGCCGAGGGTCATCCGAGCGAGGTCATGGACATGTCGTTCGCAAACCAAGCCCTGTCGGTTAGATACCTAGTCGAGAAGGGAGGGCTTCTTAAGCCGTCGGTGTACGACGTGCCTTTAGAGATCGACAGGAGGGTGGCGGAGCTCAAGCTAGAGACCATGGGTATAAAGATAGATAAGCTCACGGAGAGACAGAGGAGGTACCTAGAAAGCTACGGGGTCGGAACCTAGGTGTCCGAGCCTTGGACGGCCTAGTCGCTCTAGGAGGATTCGCGGAAGCCCTTGTAAGCTTATTCATAGTGATAGACCCCATAGGGAACATACCGCTCTTCTTAACGCTGACTAAGGACATGGATTCCGGTGAGAGACGGAGGGTCTTCAAGACGGCTGTTCTAACGTCTATAGCCTTGCTTCTGATACTCGCCTTGTTGGGTCGTCAAATACTCATGTTTTTCAACATTTCTCTAGGCGAGTTCATGATAGCCGGAGGGATCCTACTCATGATAATAGCGGTTAAGATCCTGCTCGGAGGCTGGAAGGAGGAAGGGCCTCCTGAAAGCGTAGGAGCTGTACCTCTGGCCTGCCCGCTTATAGTCGGACCCGGCGCCGTAACGACGACCATAGTCCTCATAGGAACCGTCGGGTTCGTCAACACTCTGCTAGCCGTCGTAGTCAACCTATCGCTTGTATGGCTTGTCTTGAGGTTTATCGAGCCTATAAACCGTTTCCTAGGGAGAGCCGGTTCAGAGGTTATCGCGAGGGTTATGGCGATCCTTATAGCCTCTATAGCCGTAGGCTATGTTTTCAGAGGACTCTCGATCTTAGAAAAGACTGGGTTCTTCTAACCTCTACCGGCTTGATCCTCTCTGGAACTATCCTCACAACCGTTTCGAACTTGCATCCCGGTGGTATGCTCAACCTCCTCTCAAACTCGTCACCTATGGCGACGAGGGCGTAGATCCCCGTGACCTCAGCCTTGCATTTATGGACTAGATTTATGAGCGCCCTCTGGGTTTCCCCTGTTCTTATCACGTCGTCTACTATCAAAACGCTATCATTCTTCTTTATCGAATCCTTAGGTATATACAGGGTCACCATCATACCGGTGCCCTTAGGCACATAGGTCTCCTCGACAAACTCCTTGACACCTACTTCCTTGCTCCTCTTGGCTATGACTAGGTTTACGTTTATAGCTTGTGCAACCATCGTAGCCAACGGGATACCGTCGACCGCAGCCGTTAAGACTTTGGTAATCCTCCTACCCGCGAACCTAGCTAAGGCGTCTTGAGACGCCAGGTGAAGTATAGAGCTGTTCCCGATTATGTTAGTGTTGTCGAAGTACCCGTCGCTGTTGAACTTTATCGTCTCCCACAGCTCCTTCTCCAACCCCACTATCGGGTTGAGGGTCTTCCATATGGCTTTAGCCCGGTCCGTACTCGGCAAGACATGACCCTTCACATAACGGCTCAGGACGGTTATCTGCAGACCCACCATCTGGGATAGCTCCCTATATGTGAACCGGCGCTTAGCTATCCTGAGCAGGTCCACAGTCATCATCCTGAACTTTAGGTCTTGAATATGGCTTATATTCATAGCTAACCCACCGGGATCAGGATGATACCCACGTATGTATATAAGTAATCCCGGATAAAATTCTAGTTTTAGAGGTTGAGATTTTTCCTATTAGTTATCTGAAAACCGGGTATTCTACACCGCTCCTATGGAACAGGATGTACTCCAGCACCCTGAGAGCCATCCTCAAGACCTCGGAAAATCGTAGTTTTCCATCGGAAAGCCACCTTCTAGTACTGTTATACACCGTTATGTACTTAGGATAATGCACTTTCACGATCCTAGAAACTCTCCATAGAAAATCCAAATCTTCACCATAGACGAGCCTTCGATCGAACCCCCCGAGCCTTCTGAAAACGGTCTTATCCACGGCTAGACCCATGTAACACGGATTAGTAAGCCGTAGCCTACATAAAATCCATCCTAACGTATAGCCTATTCTCGCAAACAAAAAACTACTTCGTTCCAGAGGCTCAGGACGGAAAACCATACATTTAACGCCCTTTTTAATCATCTCTATGACGCCGTCTATAAATCCTCTAGGCACCACCGTATCGGCGTCTAGAAAAAGGATAAAACGACCTTTGGCATGTAAGGCCCCTATGTTCCTAGCCTCGGCTATGTTAGAAGGCCTGACCAGAACCTCGGCTCCGAAGCGTCTGGCGATCTCTACGGTCCTATCCACGCTACAGCCGTCGACCACTATAACCTCATAGACATCCTTAGGAGACTGCATCATAAGAGACCTTAAAAGCCTGGGTAGATACTTCTCCTCGTTTAAGGTCGGCACGACTATCGAAAGCAGAAGCCCCATCTAAGACAACCCTTTAGACATATCTAAGAACCCCTCTGACCAGGTCTGAGGAGAGACTTCTATAGCTCATCGATATGAGAGTTGTACACTGAGATAGACACCCTCTACACTTATCTAAGGCCTTGAGGGCTTTAACCCTAGCCTCGCTCGTCCAAAGCTCCTCCAACGGAGTTTCGACTATGTTTCCTATAACACTGTCTCTTACGGCGTTACATGCCAGTAGCGTGCCGTCTGGGTCGACCATGGCGTATAGGACACCTGCGTCGCATATCTTAGCCATCTCGTCTCTGAAGTAGCTTTCAACAGTCTTGATGTAGTACTCCGTGGGGGCTACATAAGCCGGGTTTTCCCGTTTAAGCTCTAAAAGCTCTTCAACTAGACGTTCGACCTTTTCGGAGCTGGGCTTAAGCTTCTTAGGAGCAGGATAAGGCATGACAGGTTGGAATGATACGAAATCTACGAGCCCTAAAAGGCTCTTAAAAAGTGGGATTATCTCGTCTATGTTGGACGAGTATATGGTAAGGTCTATCCCCGTCTTCACACCCGTCTTCTTCAACGCGTTTAAAGCCCGTATGACTCTTTTGTAGGTTCCCGGAACACCTCTAGTCGAATCGTGAGTAGGTTCAAACCCATCTAGCGATACGTTCACCAAGTCGAATCTACGGCTTAACCGCATAGCTTTATCCTCCGTTATCAGCGTGCCGTTTGTACTCAGTACCGTATATACGCCGTAGTCTCTAGCCTCCCCCGCTAGAATCTCAAGGTCCTTCCTGAGAGTTGGTTCTCCACCTGAGAAGTCGATGGCTACGATCCCGAAATCCGCTAGCCGACGTATCACTTTAAGAGCATCCTCGGTCCCCAGCTCCTTCATACGTCGCCTCCACCAGCTACAGAAGACGCATCTGAGGTTGCAGCGGGCCGTACAGCAGTAGACTACATAACCCAACTTAGGCTTTCCAAGCTTGAACCTGAGGTAGGACTTTAACGCCCGATACGCTGTCCTTAACCTTAAACTATTCATCTAGGACAGCTCCATCCTAGAAACTTCTTAGTAGAGGAATCTTTTAAGTGTTCGACTTAAACGGATGATAGACATAGAAGACGCCTCTATAGTGGTAGTTTAAGTAACTTAATAGCGTTCTGAGTAGTCTTCTCGGCGACCTCTTCCGCAGGTACCTTTTTGATCGCAGATACCGCCTCGAGGGTTCTAACTATGAACGATGGATCCGATTTGACGCCCCGGTATACTACGGGGCAGTCGGTCTCGAGGAGCATCCTATCCAAAGGCGCCATCTTGACCGCTTTTATATGGTAGCGGCTGTACTGAGCCGCTGGGGTCGCGGATATATAGTAACCCGCGTCTAAGATATTCTCCAACACCTCTTCAGGACCGCTGTACCAGTGGAAGACCGCATCCTCTACACCGACGGATTCGACTATCTCAAACGCCTCAGCCCAGGCACCTCTAGAATGGATCAGAAGGGGTTTACGGTTCTTCTTAGCGAACTCTGCAACCCTTCTGAAAACTTTAACCTGAAGCTCCTTATCGGCTTTGATCCAGAAATCCAACCCGACTTCGCCGATAGCGACTACATCGTCTACCCGTCTCTCCATGAGTCTGAAGTTCTCCTCCACCGTCTCAGGTTTTGAAGATATGTTCCATGGATGAGCCCCTAGGGCGGGATAAACGTACCCTGGATACTCCTCAGCTATAGACAAAGTCTTTATGTTCGTTTCGAGAGAAGCCCCCACAGCCACGATAGCGACTACGCCAACCCGTTTAGCTCTGCTTATAACGGGTTTTAAATCGTCGAACTCGTCTAAATGGGCGTGACTATCGACAAGCCTCATGAAACCGTTTAGAAAAGAATTACCTAACTTATTATTTAAGACTTTACTAGCGTCTACGTCTTCTAGACCTTCTACTCCTAGACCTGTAAGACCTAGCCGAGGTAGTTACGGTCGGCTCCACACCACTGAGAAGGTTCAGCTCCTCGTCCGTCAGTTCGAGACTCTCAGCGACCTTCTTAGCCATCTCTGGGTTCGACTTAGCGATCACCCTAAGATACGGTATATGCATCC
This region of Candidatus Bathyarchaeota archaeon genomic DNA includes:
- a CDS encoding MarC family protein, with the protein product MDGLVALGGFAEALVSLFIVIDPIGNIPLFLTLTKDMDSGERRRVFKTAVLTSIALLLILALLGRQILMFFNISLGEFMIAGGILLMIIAVKILLGGWKEEGPPESVGAVPLACPLIVGPGAVTTTIVLIGTVGFVNTLLAVVVNLSLVWLVLRFIEPINRFLGRAGSEVIARVMAILIASIAVGYVFRGLSILEKTGFF
- a CDS encoding radical SAM protein; its protein translation is MNSLRLRTAYRALKSYLRFKLGKPKLGYVVYCCTARCNLRCVFCSWWRRRMKELGTEDALKVIRRLADFGIVAIDFSGGEPTLRKDLEILAGEARDYGVYTVLSTNGTLITEDKAMRLSRRFDLVNVSLDGFEPTHDSTRGVPGTYKRVIRALNALKKTGVKTGIDLTIYSSNIDEIIPLFKSLLGLVDFVSFQPVMPYPAPKKLKPSSEKVERLVEELLELKRENPAYVAPTEYYIKTVESYFRDEMAKICDAGVLYAMVDPDGTLLACNAVRDSVIGNIVETPLEELWTSEARVKALKALDKCRGCLSQCTTLISMSYRSLSSDLVRGVLRYV
- a CDS encoding adenine phosphoribosyltransferase, translating into MNISHIQDLKFRMMTVDLLRIAKRRFTYRELSQMVGLQITVLSRYVKGHVLPSTDRAKAIWKTLNPIVGLEKELWETIKFNSDGYFDNTNIIGNSSILHLASQDALARFAGRRITKVLTAAVDGIPLATMVAQAINVNLVIAKRSKEVGVKEFVEETYVPKGTGMMVTLYIPKDSIKKNDSVLIVDDVIRTGETQRALINLVHKCKAEVTGIYALVAIGDEFERRLSIPPGCKFETVVRIVPERIKPVEVRRTQSFLRSRVL
- a CDS encoding glycosyltransferase; the protein is MGLLLSIVVPTLNEEKYLPRLLRSLMMQSPKDVYEVIVVDGCSVDRTVEIARRFGAEVLVRPSNIAEARNIGALHAKGRFILFLDADTVVPRGFIDGVIEMIKKGVKCMVFRPEPLERSSFLFARIGYTLGWILCRLRLTNPCYMGLAVDKTVFRRLGGFDRRLVYGEDLDFLWRVSRIVKVHYPKYITVYNSTRRWLSDGKLRFSEVLRMALRVLEYILFHRSGVEYPVFR
- a CDS encoding TatD family hydrolase, whose translation is MRLVDSHAHLDEFDDLKPVISRAKRVGVVAIVAVGASLETNIKTLSIAEEYPGYVYPALGAHPWNISSKPETVEENFRLMERRVDDVVAIGEVGLDFWIKADKELQVKVFRRVAEFAKKNRKPLLIHSRGAWAEAFEIVESVGVEDAVFHWYSGPEEVLENILDAGYYISATPAAQYSRYHIKAVKMAPLDRMLLETDCPVVYRGVKSDPSFIVRTLEAVSAIKKVPAEEVAEKTTQNAIKLLKLPL